The DNA segment GATGCGCATTATAGGGAGCAGAACTTTTTGTGCAAGGGCTTTTTTCGGTTTTTTTGATCTTTTTTCAATAGTTTCAGTTAGTCACAAAATACCCACTATTTATCCTCAAACTTATCCACAAAACAAATTAAAGCGGTTAATTTTAGTGCAGCAATAATGATTACGACTTATAGCCGAAGGGTTTTAGAGCCGGTCGAGAGTTAAAGCACCGATAAAGAAGCAGGTATAAAAAAGGCGACTATCATAGTCGCCTTTTAAAATGAGTTTACGTGTTTATTAGCTTAGCTTGCCGTGGCACTGCTTATATTTACGGCCAGAGCCACAAGGACAAGGATCGTTACGGCCGACTTTGTCACCATCGCGGATCATTGGCGTGTGAGCCATCATCTCGTCGCTACCATCATCCCCACCGACTAAGGCTTCGGCTGCTGCATGCTGATAGTCGCGTTGGATCTTGGCATCCTCTTCACGACGACGCGCTTCCATCTCTTCTACGTCTGACTGTGCTTGTACTTGTACCTTAGATAGCACGCTAATGACATCATGCTTTAAGGTCGACAGTAATTGTTGGAACAGTTCGAAAGACTCGCGCTTATATTCTTGCTTTGGATTCTTCTGCGCGTAACCACGTAAGTGGATACCTTGGCGTAAGTGATCCATCGCCGCTAAGTGTTCTTTCCACAGACCATCGAGGGTTTGTAGCATCACTGCTTTTTCGAACTGGCGCAGTACTGGCGCACCGACCATTTCTTCTTTTGCTTTATATGCATCAGACCAAGAAGTGATGATACGCTCACGTAATGTTTCTTCGTGTAAGTCGTCTTCTTTATCTAGCCATTCTTGGATTGGCAGTTTCAGCATAAATTCTTGCTGTAAACGTTGCTCTAAACCAGGCACATCCCATAACTCTTCCACTGATTGTGGTGGAATGTATTGATCGATCACCGCACTGATCACATCGTCTTGGATGTTTTTGATGGTGTCTTCGATACTTTCGGCATCCATCAACTCGTTACGCTGTGCGTAAACCACTTGACGCTGGTCGTTTGCGACGTCGTCAAATTCGAGCAATTGCTTACGAATATCGAAGTTACGCGCTTCTACTTTACGTTGTGCGTTTTCAATCGCACGGGAAACCCATGGATGTTCAATCGCTTCACCTTCTTCCATCCCCAGTTTCTTCATCATGCCTGAGACACGATCCGAGGCGAAGATGCGCATTAAGCTATCTTCCATAGAAAGGTAAAAACGTGAAGAACCCGCATCACCTTGACGACCCGCACGACCACGTAGCTGGTTGTCAATACGGCGAGATTCGTGGCGCTCAGTACCTAAAATGTGTAAACCACCGGCGGCGACCACGGCATCGTGGCGCTCTTGCCAGTCGGCCTTAATTTTAGCTTTTTGCTCAGCGGTTGGATTCTCGAGGGCTTCGATTTCCATATTCCAGTTGCCGCCTAACACGATGTCGGTACCACGACCCGCCATGTTAGTGGCAATAGTCACAGCGCCAGTACGACCCGCTTGGGCAACAATTTCGGCTTCTTTTTCGTGGAACTTAGCGTTAAGCACTTGGTGCGGGATCTTCTCCTTCACCATTAAGCGCGCTAACAATTCAGACTGTTCAATAGACACTGTACCCACCAATACAGGTTGGCCACGTTCACGGCAATCTTTGATGTCTTTAATGATCGCTTGATATTTTTCATTGGCGGTGAGGTAAACCAAATCCGCCATATCCTTACGCACCATAGGACGGTTGGTTGGCACAACCACAGTATCTAGACCATAGATGTGTTGGAACTCAAACGCTTCGGTATCGGCCGTACCTGTCATACCCGCTAACTTCTCATATAAACGGAAGTAGTTTTGAAAGGTAATCGATGCCAAGGTTTGGTTTTCGTTTTGAATACGAACGCCTTCTTTGGCTTCAACGGCTTGGTGTAAACCTTCTGACCAGCGACGACCTGGCATAGTACGGCCAGTGTGTTCGTCAACGATGATCACTTCGCCATCTTGAACGATATAGTCAACGTCACGCTCAAACAGGGTATGCGCACGAAGCGCCGCGTTCACATGGTGCAGCAGAGAAATGTTTGCCGCTGAATAGAGTGAGTCGCCTTCGGCTAACATGCCGCGCTCAATCAACAGGTTCTCAACCTTCTCTTGACCACGTTCGGTGAAGTGCACTTGTTTGGCTTT comes from the Shewanella mangrovisoli genome and includes:
- the secA gene encoding preprotein translocase subunit SecA; this translates as MFGKLLTKVFGSRNDRTLKGLQKVVNKINALEADYEKLTDEQLKAKTAEFRERLAAGASLESIMAEAFATVREASKRVFEMRHFDVQLLGGMVLDSNRIAEMRTGEGKTLTATLPAYLNALTGKGVHVITVNDYLARRDAENNRPLFEFLGLTVGINVAGLGQQAKKDAYNADITYGTNNEFGFDYLRDNMAFSPQERVQRPLHYALIDEVDSILIDEARTPLIISGAAEDSSELYIKINTLIPSLIRQDKEDSEEYVGEGDYSIDEKAKQVHFTERGQEKVENLLIERGMLAEGDSLYSAANISLLHHVNAALRAHTLFERDVDYIVQDGEVIIVDEHTGRTMPGRRWSEGLHQAVEAKEGVRIQNENQTLASITFQNYFRLYEKLAGMTGTADTEAFEFQHIYGLDTVVVPTNRPMVRKDMADLVYLTANEKYQAIIKDIKDCRERGQPVLVGTVSIEQSELLARLMVKEKIPHQVLNAKFHEKEAEIVAQAGRTGAVTIATNMAGRGTDIVLGGNWNMEIEALENPTAEQKAKIKADWQERHDAVVAAGGLHILGTERHESRRIDNQLRGRAGRQGDAGSSRFYLSMEDSLMRIFASDRVSGMMKKLGMEEGEAIEHPWVSRAIENAQRKVEARNFDIRKQLLEFDDVANDQRQVVYAQRNELMDAESIEDTIKNIQDDVISAVIDQYIPPQSVEELWDVPGLEQRLQQEFMLKLPIQEWLDKEDDLHEETLRERIITSWSDAYKAKEEMVGAPVLRQFEKAVMLQTLDGLWKEHLAAMDHLRQGIHLRGYAQKNPKQEYKRESFELFQQLLSTLKHDVISVLSKVQVQAQSDVEEMEARRREEDAKIQRDYQHAAAEALVGGDDGSDEMMAHTPMIRDGDKVGRNDPCPCGSGRKYKQCHGKLS